In a single window of the Flavobacterium sp. W4I14 genome:
- a CDS encoding CubicO group peptidase (beta-lactamase class C family) (product_source=COG1680; cath_funfam=3.40.710.10; cleavage_site_network=SignalP-noTM; cog=COG1680; pfam=PF00144,PF11954; superfamily=56601) produces MKRSLNVFLLCLMALSALAQSKKQKTIDPLKGIDTLLNRILKDQQVAGFAVAVVKGDQVIYSKGFGYRDVENKKPVTPNTLFAIGSSTKAFTSGLVGLLQKEGKLSYDGIATSYLPQLKFYNDNMNNQITVRDMMCHRTGLSRYDLSWFVFNTSNRDSIIQRVRYMEPTAAVREKWQYNNFMFLAQGMIVEKLTGKTWEQNIKEKFFDPLEMNHSNTNIFEFEKDSEASLPYTVNSKGAIEKIDYFNIDGMGPAGSINSSVNDMTHWLKVWINGGTYQGKEILPVSYIREAASSQMVRGGGLPAKDNDIYLSTYGFGWMINSYRGHYMVEHGGNINGFSASVSFFPTDNLGIVVLTNQNTSSVPGIVYSSIADRMLGLKNVDWNGRANKEKVAAKEREKAVKKTAENAKVLNTKPSHPLKDYDGLFDNPAYGVINVTFKNDSLIAMMGKEKLLLRHYHYDVFSISGIDKNGKIDTAESDLRFNFISGQDGKIEGISIPLERGMKPAVFAYKTRAIELSATSLAGYIGSYGENGMSKVYLKGKVLFVSVPGQPEYETIFVGNDTFNFKNLKGFCLKFEKKEGTEEAMSVSFIQPNGTFKQVRKD; encoded by the coding sequence ATGAAACGTAGTCTAAATGTGTTCTTGCTGTGCTTAATGGCACTATCTGCTCTTGCTCAGTCGAAAAAACAAAAAACAATAGATCCTTTAAAAGGGATTGATACTTTATTAAACAGGATATTGAAAGATCAGCAGGTGGCTGGTTTTGCGGTAGCCGTGGTAAAAGGTGATCAGGTAATCTACAGTAAGGGTTTCGGTTATCGTGATGTAGAAAACAAAAAACCGGTAACTCCAAATACGCTTTTTGCCATCGGTTCTAGTACAAAGGCCTTTACTTCCGGTCTTGTTGGTTTGTTGCAAAAAGAAGGAAAGCTTTCTTATGATGGCATTGCAACCTCTTATTTGCCCCAGTTAAAGTTTTATAACGATAATATGAACAACCAGATTACCGTGCGCGATATGATGTGCCACCGCACAGGTTTATCGCGTTATGATCTGTCGTGGTTTGTATTTAATACTTCCAACCGCGATAGCATTATACAAAGGGTGCGATATATGGAACCGACCGCTGCTGTGCGCGAAAAATGGCAGTATAATAACTTTATGTTTTTAGCACAGGGCATGATTGTTGAAAAACTGACCGGAAAAACATGGGAGCAGAATATTAAAGAAAAGTTTTTTGATCCTTTGGAGATGAACCATTCCAATACCAATATTTTTGAATTCGAAAAGGATAGTGAAGCTTCTTTACCTTACACGGTAAATAGCAAAGGCGCCATCGAAAAGATTGATTATTTCAATATCGATGGGATGGGTCCTGCAGGAAGCATCAATAGCAGCGTGAACGATATGACACATTGGTTAAAGGTTTGGATTAATGGTGGGACTTACCAAGGAAAAGAAATTTTACCCGTCTCTTATATAAGAGAGGCCGCGAGTTCTCAAATGGTGAGGGGTGGAGGTCTACCTGCAAAAGATAATGACATTTACCTTTCTACTTATGGTTTTGGTTGGATGATCAACTCTTACCGTGGTCATTATATGGTAGAGCATGGTGGCAATATCAATGGCTTCTCGGCTAGTGTATCCTTTTTCCCGACCGACAACTTGGGTATTGTGGTGTTAACCAATCAAAACACCTCAAGTGTTCCAGGAATCGTATACAGTAGTATTGCAGACAGGATGTTAGGGTTGAAAAATGTTGATTGGAACGGTAGGGCCAACAAAGAAAAAGTTGCGGCAAAAGAAAGGGAGAAGGCTGTGAAAAAAACGGCTGAAAATGCAAAAGTTTTAAATACCAAACCTTCGCATCCCTTAAAAGATTATGATGGTTTGTTTGATAACCCTGCTTATGGTGTAATCAATGTAACGTTCAAAAATGATTCGCTTATTGCCATGATGGGTAAAGAGAAACTTTTGCTTAGGCACTATCATTATGATGTATTTAGCATTAGCGGTATAGATAAAAACGGTAAAATTGACACAGCAGAAAGTGATCTGCGTTTTAACTTTATTAGCGGGCAGGATGGCAAGATAGAGGGGATTAGTATTCCGCTCGAACGGGGAATGAAACCTGCTGTGTTTGCGTACAAGACAAGGGCGATTGAATTAAGCGCAACAAGTTTAGCTGGTTACATTGGTAGTTATGGCGAAAATGGCATGAGTAAAGTTTATTTAAAAGGTAAAGTTTTATTTGTTTCGGTACCTGGTCAGCCAGAGTATGAAACCATTTTTGTAGGAAATGATACTTTTAACTTTAAAAATCTGAAAGGATTTTGCCTGAAATTTGAAAAGAAAGAAGGAACAGAAGAGGCTATGTCTGTTTCGTTTATCCAACCTAATGGAACATTTAAACAAGTAAGAAAAGATTAA
- a CDS encoding tRNA1Val (adenine37-N6)-methyltransferase (product_source=KO:K15460; cath_funfam=3.40.50.150; cog=COG4123; ko=KO:K15460; pfam=PF05175; superfamily=53335): MSIFKFKQFEVDQTGCAMRINTDGVLLGATVRHPSPGLILDIGTGTGVIALMLAQRFPEAYIHAVEIDQQAAETAEKNFQFSVFSERLTIKHTSIEEYNCAQQFDLIVSNPPFFVNDLKSEAFRKGIARHADEDFFSMLIKKSSGLLADEGMIWLILPVKQANKVIDIASQYDLWLKERIHIHSDESKPTFRQIICLKKGEAVLKENDFYIYKSLKQHTHEYELLLRDFFIAY; this comes from the coding sequence ATGAGTATTTTCAAGTTCAAACAGTTCGAAGTCGACCAAACAGGCTGCGCCATGAGGATTAATACGGATGGCGTATTGCTTGGTGCAACTGTTAGGCATCCTTCACCCGGGTTGATATTAGATATCGGAACAGGAACCGGTGTGATTGCCTTGATGTTAGCGCAGCGATTTCCCGAAGCATACATACATGCTGTAGAAATCGATCAGCAAGCTGCGGAAACTGCTGAAAAAAATTTTCAATTTTCAGTTTTCAGTGAGCGGTTAACCATTAAGCATACATCAATTGAAGAATATAACTGTGCTCAGCAATTCGATCTGATTGTTTCTAATCCCCCCTTTTTTGTAAATGATTTAAAAAGTGAAGCGTTTAGGAAAGGAATAGCCCGGCATGCAGACGAAGACTTTTTTAGCATGCTCATTAAAAAATCGAGCGGGTTATTGGCAGATGAAGGTATGATTTGGTTAATCCTTCCGGTAAAACAGGCTAATAAAGTGATCGATATTGCATCTCAATATGATTTGTGGCTAAAGGAGCGGATCCATATCCATTCTGATGAAAGTAAGCCAACTTTCAGGCAGATAATCTGTTTGAAAAAGGGTGAAGCGGTTTTGAAGGAAAATGATTTTTATATTTATAAATCCTTAAAGCAGCATACGCACGAGTATGAGCTTTTGCTCAGGGATTTTTTCATTGCTTACTAA
- a CDS encoding hypothetical protein (product_source=Hypo-rule applied; superfamily=56925) → MKKMLLICGLIYSFINTHAQSQIKYTAKIEAGYQFFLSRPVKYDIGEGWFGYQLGEKPNGIDLSLINGISFKNNLRLGLGVSYLNYERINGYAVFGDLEYATTKAKISPLFNLKIGRSHINNQYMNGSTETVIDISGGVEHKVGKKLCLQYKAGFRFVHQSIFLPVRIGARF, encoded by the coding sequence ATGAAAAAAATGCTCTTGATTTGTGGATTAATCTATTCTTTTATTAATACACATGCACAATCTCAAATTAAATATACAGCTAAAATTGAAGCCGGATATCAGTTTTTCCTTTCCAGACCTGTGAAGTATGATATTGGCGAAGGTTGGTTCGGTTATCAGCTCGGAGAAAAACCTAATGGGATAGATTTAAGTTTAATTAATGGCATAAGTTTTAAGAATAACCTTCGATTGGGTTTAGGTGTGTCTTACTTAAATTATGAGCGGATTAATGGTTATGCTGTTTTTGGTGATTTGGAGTATGCCACAACAAAAGCTAAAATTTCTCCATTATTTAATCTGAAGATAGGAAGAAGTCATATTAACAATCAATACATGAATGGTTCTACTGAAACGGTTATTGATATTAGTGGCGGCGTTGAACATAAAGTAGGGAAAAAACTATGTCTTCAGTATAAAGCTGGCTTTAGGTTTGTTCACCAATCCATTTTTCTTCCCGTTAGGATAGGCGCGAGATTTTAA
- a CDS encoding glyoxylase I family protein (product_source=KO:K08234; cath_funfam=3.10.180.10; cog=COG0346; ko=KO:K08234; pfam=PF00903; superfamily=54593) encodes MIRIHHIAIICSDYEKSKDFYVNKLGFSVMAEIYRAERKSYKLDLAVNGVYQIELFSFENPPARPSRPEAQGLRHLAFEVNDIEKEISRLNDHGIVTEPIRIDEFTDKRFTFFADPDGLPLELYEK; translated from the coding sequence ATGATTCGCATCCACCACATTGCCATTATCTGTTCAGATTACGAAAAATCGAAAGATTTTTATGTGAATAAATTAGGTTTTAGCGTTATGGCAGAGATTTACCGGGCTGAAAGGAAATCGTATAAATTAGATCTTGCCGTAAATGGTGTATATCAGATCGAGCTGTTTTCTTTCGAAAACCCTCCTGCAAGACCATCGCGACCAGAGGCTCAGGGTTTGCGCCATCTGGCTTTTGAAGTTAATGACATTGAAAAAGAGATTTCGCGTTTAAATGATCATGGTATTGTTACCGAGCCGATCCGTATTGATGAGTTTACTGATAAGCGGTTTACTTTTTTTGCTGACCCTGATGGTCTGCCTTTAGAATTGTACGAAAAATAG
- a CDS encoding hypothetical protein (product_source=Hypo-rule applied; superfamily=49354) yields MIELAFNKNAHSLIELTNNYFNILSFKINSFYHQPFSHLIILSFDHYFDIQSFKILSFNPVITPVFSYKKAIFATSKKKHDSFLP; encoded by the coding sequence ATGATTGAGTTAGCGTTTAACAAAAATGCGCATTCTCTAATTGAATTAACCAATAATTATTTCAACATTCTCTCATTCAAAATTAACTCATTCTATCATCAGCCATTCTCTCATCTAATAATTCTCTCATTCGATCATTATTTTGACATTCAATCATTCAAAATTCTCTCATTCAATCCTGTAATCACACCAGTTTTTTCATATAAAAAAGCTATTTTTGCAACTTCAAAAAAAAAGCATGATTCATTTCTTCCTTAG
- a CDS encoding phosphoribosylformylglycinamidine synthase (product_source=KO:K01952; cath_funfam=3.30.1330.10,3.40.50.880,3.90.650.10; cog=COG0046,COG0047; ko=KO:K01952; pfam=PF02769,PF13507,PF18072,PF18076; smart=SM01211; superfamily=109736,52317,55326,56042,82697; tigrfam=TIGR01735): MQLQKKSMIHFFLSQSQAIFVLQTDKALSTTDITKLEWLFGGAKISQEKALTGFFVGPRAAMITPWSTNAVEITQNMDMQGIIRIEEFKQVDESFADYDPMLSQKYDKLDQEVYTINIKPEPILEITDIAAYNKQEGLSLSDEEVEYLNTLAQKLERPLTDSEVFGFSQVNSEHCRHKIFNGKFVIDGVEQPTSLFKLIRKTSEENPNDIVSAYKDNVAFIKGPKVQQFAPKRADEPDYYTTSDFESVISLKAETHNFPTTVEPFNGAATGSGGEIRDRLAGGQGSLPLAGTAVYMTALSRLEDNRPWEKGVEERAWLYQTPMDILIKASNGATDFGNKFGQPLITGSVLTFEHEENSRKLGFDKVIMLAGGIGYGKASQAQKLKPKEGDNIVILGGENYRIGMGGAAVSSADTGQHGSGIELNAIQRSNPEMQKRAANAVRGMVESDHNSIISIHDHGAGGHLNCLSELVEETGGLIDLDKLPVGDPTLSAKEIIGNESQERMGLVIGNEHIETLQKIADRERSPMYTVGKVTGDHRFTFKSATTGLKPMDFELAAMFGSSPKIVMDDQTIDRKYEAVTYNNNELNTYLEQVLQLEAVAAKDWLTNKVDRCVGGRVAKQQCAGPLQLPLNNCGVMALDFRGKEGIATSVGHAPLSALIDPAAGSRNAIAESLSNIVWAPLKDGLKSVSLSANWMWACKNEGEDARLYAAVKACSDFAIDLGINIPTGKDSLSMKQKYKDGDVIAPGTVIISAGANCDDITKVVEPVLQKNGGSIYYINLSNDTYKLGGSSFAQILNKIGTETPDVKGADQFKTAFNTLQQLIKADKIQAGHDIGSGGLITTLLEMCFADCDLGASIDLSSLAEADSIKVLFAENIGIVFQADASVEDTFAKAGVAYQKIGEVTSSAKLEVKNATDNFSFDIDHLRDVWFKTSYLLDSKQTGNGLAKERYNNYKNHVLNYTFPLQFDGKKPVIDPTKPRPKAAIIREKGSNSERELANAMYLAGFDVKDVHMTDLITGRETLEDIQFIGAVGGFSNSDVLGSAKGWAGAFLYNEKARVALEKFFARPDTLSVGVCNGCQLFVELGLINKDHEEKPKMLHNKSGKHESIFTSLTLQENNSVMLSTLAGSTLGVWVSHGEGRFSLPYAEDKYKIVAKYAYETYPASPNGSDYNTAMLCDETGRHLVMMPHIERSLFQWHWANYPQGRKDEVSPWMEAFVNARKWIEDKG; encoded by the coding sequence TTGCAACTTCAAAAAAAAAGCATGATTCATTTCTTCCTTAGTCAATCGCAGGCGATTTTTGTTTTACAAACAGACAAAGCGCTTTCTACCACTGATATTACTAAACTTGAATGGTTATTTGGCGGTGCCAAAATCTCGCAAGAAAAAGCGCTAACAGGCTTTTTCGTCGGACCAAGAGCAGCAATGATTACTCCATGGAGTACCAATGCAGTAGAGATTACCCAAAACATGGACATGCAGGGAATCATCAGGATCGAAGAATTTAAGCAGGTTGACGAAAGTTTTGCTGATTACGACCCGATGCTTTCTCAAAAATACGACAAGCTCGACCAGGAGGTATATACCATCAACATTAAACCTGAGCCGATTTTAGAAATCACCGATATTGCGGCCTACAACAAACAAGAAGGGCTTTCTTTAAGTGATGAAGAAGTTGAATATTTAAATACTTTAGCACAAAAATTAGAAAGACCGTTAACCGATTCTGAAGTTTTTGGTTTCTCACAGGTGAATTCGGAACACTGCCGCCATAAAATTTTCAATGGCAAATTTGTAATCGATGGCGTAGAACAACCTACTTCTTTGTTTAAGCTGATCCGCAAAACATCAGAAGAAAACCCTAATGATATTGTTTCGGCCTATAAAGATAACGTAGCTTTTATCAAAGGCCCTAAAGTGCAGCAATTTGCACCTAAACGTGCCGATGAGCCTGATTATTACACTACAAGTGATTTTGAATCGGTAATCTCATTAAAAGCAGAAACCCATAATTTCCCTACCACTGTTGAGCCTTTTAATGGTGCAGCAACAGGTTCTGGGGGCGAAATCAGAGACCGTTTAGCAGGTGGACAAGGTTCGTTGCCTTTAGCGGGAACTGCCGTTTACATGACTGCGCTTTCGCGTTTAGAAGATAACCGCCCATGGGAAAAAGGCGTTGAAGAAAGAGCATGGTTATACCAAACCCCGATGGATATTCTGATCAAAGCATCAAACGGTGCTACAGATTTTGGAAATAAATTCGGACAACCGCTTATTACTGGTTCGGTTTTAACTTTCGAACATGAAGAAAACAGCAGAAAATTAGGTTTCGACAAGGTAATTATGCTTGCGGGCGGTATCGGTTACGGTAAAGCCAGTCAGGCGCAAAAACTTAAACCAAAAGAAGGCGATAATATTGTTATTCTGGGTGGAGAAAATTATAGGATCGGGATGGGCGGTGCAGCTGTTTCTTCTGCAGATACTGGTCAGCACGGAAGCGGCATTGAATTAAATGCCATCCAGAGATCGAACCCTGAAATGCAAAAACGTGCTGCAAATGCGGTGCGTGGTATGGTAGAAAGCGATCACAATTCGATTATTTCTATCCACGATCACGGTGCAGGTGGTCACTTAAACTGTTTATCAGAGCTGGTTGAAGAAACTGGTGGATTAATAGATCTTGATAAATTGCCAGTGGGCGACCCTACCCTTTCGGCCAAAGAAATCATCGGAAACGAATCGCAGGAAAGAATGGGCTTGGTGATCGGCAACGAGCATATCGAAACCTTACAAAAAATAGCAGACCGCGAACGCTCACCTATGTATACCGTAGGTAAAGTAACCGGCGATCATCGTTTTACCTTTAAATCTGCTACAACAGGTTTAAAACCTATGGATTTTGAATTGGCCGCCATGTTTGGCAGTTCACCAAAAATCGTAATGGATGATCAGACCATTGATCGTAAATATGAAGCCGTAACCTATAACAACAACGAATTAAACACCTATTTAGAGCAAGTGCTTCAATTAGAAGCGGTGGCTGCTAAAGATTGGTTAACCAATAAAGTAGACCGCTGTGTGGGTGGCCGTGTAGCCAAACAACAATGTGCAGGTCCGTTACAATTACCATTGAATAACTGTGGTGTAATGGCTTTAGATTTTCGGGGAAAAGAAGGTATTGCCACATCAGTTGGCCATGCACCACTTTCGGCCTTGATCGATCCTGCAGCAGGTAGCCGCAATGCGATTGCAGAATCACTTTCGAATATTGTTTGGGCACCCCTAAAAGATGGCTTAAAAAGTGTTTCACTCTCTGCCAACTGGATGTGGGCCTGTAAAAACGAAGGCGAAGATGCCCGTTTATATGCAGCGGTAAAAGCTTGTTCTGATTTTGCCATCGATTTAGGAATCAATATCCCAACGGGAAAAGATTCATTATCGATGAAACAGAAATACAAAGATGGTGATGTAATTGCGCCGGGAACGGTAATTATTTCTGCCGGAGCAAATTGCGACGATATTACCAAAGTGGTTGAGCCAGTACTTCAAAAAAACGGTGGATCAATTTATTACATCAACCTTTCTAACGATACCTACAAATTAGGTGGTTCATCTTTTGCACAGATCTTAAACAAAATCGGCACAGAAACACCTGATGTTAAAGGCGCTGATCAATTTAAAACAGCTTTTAATACCCTTCAGCAATTAATCAAAGCTGACAAAATCCAGGCAGGTCACGATATTGGTAGCGGCGGTTTAATCACAACCTTATTGGAAATGTGTTTTGCTGACTGCGATTTAGGCGCTTCGATCGATTTGTCTTCACTAGCAGAGGCAGATAGCATTAAAGTATTATTTGCAGAGAACATTGGTATTGTATTCCAGGCTGATGCGTCTGTTGAAGATACCTTTGCAAAAGCTGGCGTTGCTTACCAAAAAATTGGTGAAGTAACTTCATCAGCTAAACTGGAAGTTAAAAACGCTACAGATAATTTTAGTTTTGATATCGACCATTTGCGCGATGTTTGGTTTAAAACTTCGTACCTGTTAGATAGTAAACAAACCGGAAACGGATTGGCGAAAGAACGTTACAACAATTATAAAAACCATGTTTTAAATTACACTTTCCCATTACAATTTGATGGAAAGAAACCTGTAATCGATCCAACCAAACCACGACCAAAAGCAGCCATTATCCGCGAAAAAGGAAGTAATTCTGAGCGCGAACTGGCTAATGCCATGTATTTGGCAGGCTTTGATGTGAAAGACGTGCACATGACCGATTTAATTACCGGAAGAGAAACTTTAGAAGACATCCAGTTTATAGGTGCAGTTGGTGGTTTCTCCAACTCTGATGTTTTAGGATCGGCCAAAGGTTGGGCAGGTGCATTTTTATACAACGAAAAAGCAAGGGTAGCATTAGAAAAATTCTTTGCCCGCCCCGATACTTTATCTGTTGGGGTTTGCAATGGCTGTCAGTTATTTGTAGAGCTGGGCTTAATTAACAAAGACCACGAAGAAAAACCTAAAATGCTCCACAACAAGAGTGGCAAACACGAAAGTATTTTCACATCGTTAACCTTACAGGAAAACAATTCTGTCATGTTATCTACCCTGGCCGGAAGCACTTTAGGTGTTTGGGTATCACATGGAGAAGGAAGGTTCTCGTTACCATACGCAGAAGATAAATATAAAATCGTAGCTAAATATGCTTACGAAACCTATCCAGCCAGTCCGAATGGATCAGATTACAACACCGCAATGTTATGTGATGAAACTGGCCGCCACCTGGTCATGATGCCGCACATTGAGCGTTCATTGTTCCAATGGCACTGGGCAAATTATCCACAAGGCCGTAAAGACGAAGTTTCGCCGTGGATGGAAGCCTTCGTAAATGCACGCAAGTGGATTGAAGACAAGGGATAA
- a CDS encoding hypothetical protein (product_source=Hypo-rule applied; cleavage_site_network=SignalP-noTM), with amino-acid sequence MKKLIPIFMFLCFAAVQLNAKAKIGVDSAKVYSIKLANADLKKGSVKFLLRGGIVSTYVKGQEIFEKKYGIAYSEFGCVMPSDISIKHYNKVVASFMDRKYGKNWRKEVRKDIQGI; translated from the coding sequence ATGAAAAAGCTCATTCCAATATTTATGTTTCTCTGTTTTGCAGCTGTACAATTAAACGCTAAGGCTAAAATAGGGGTGGATAGTGCGAAAGTGTACAGTATCAAGCTGGCCAATGCCGATTTAAAGAAGGGTAGCGTGAAGTTTCTGCTCCGCGGTGGTATCGTATCTACATATGTTAAAGGACAGGAAATATTTGAAAAGAAATATGGTATTGCTTATTCTGAATTTGGCTGTGTAATGCCTTCGGATATTTCGATTAAACATTATAATAAAGTAGTAGCTTCTTTTATGGACCGTAAATATGGAAAGAATTGGCGTAAAGAGGTTAGGAAAGATATTCAGGGGATTTAG
- a CDS encoding protein TonB (product_source=KO:K03832; cath_funfam=3.30.1150.10; cog=COG0810; ko=KO:K03832; pfam=PF03544; superfamily=74653; tigrfam=TIGR01352; transmembrane_helix_parts=Inside_1_40,TMhelix_41_60,Outside_61_282), with translation MFNSLINVYKTEWLDLVFADRNKNYGAYELRSKSSSIMTRALFVSGSLFILLCFSPLIYAKLFPKEEVVIEIARPVDLTKVIHEMKPKALEPEKKVEPAKADPVKVKTVALSQNIVVVNKVDLPDPPTIKEIQNAVIGDKTQDGIEAPNLVVPDNKGNGNGTGIVKDGAENGDPNAVLTIGGVDEYPEFNGGAKAWSKYMERNLRYPYQAQEENVQGKVFVSFVVERDGSVTDVKVLRGLGFGCDEEAIKVIKKSPLWKPGKNKGVPVRVRYNMAINFQISN, from the coding sequence ATGTTCAACTCTTTAATTAACGTATACAAAACCGAGTGGCTCGATCTTGTATTTGCAGACCGCAACAAAAACTATGGTGCTTATGAATTAAGGTCTAAATCTTCATCGATTATGACAAGAGCACTTTTCGTATCTGGAAGCCTTTTTATCCTCTTGTGTTTTTCTCCTTTAATTTATGCGAAACTGTTTCCAAAGGAAGAGGTAGTTATAGAAATTGCAAGGCCTGTTGATTTAACTAAAGTAATCCACGAGATGAAACCAAAGGCTCTTGAACCAGAGAAAAAGGTTGAGCCTGCAAAAGCTGATCCGGTAAAGGTTAAAACCGTGGCTTTATCGCAGAACATTGTTGTTGTAAATAAAGTAGATCTTCCTGATCCACCTACAATTAAAGAAATACAGAATGCAGTGATCGGTGATAAAACTCAGGATGGAATTGAAGCTCCTAATTTGGTAGTCCCAGATAATAAAGGCAATGGTAATGGCACAGGTATAGTTAAAGATGGCGCAGAAAACGGTGATCCGAACGCTGTTTTAACTATTGGTGGAGTAGATGAGTATCCAGAGTTTAACGGTGGTGCTAAAGCCTGGTCTAAATATATGGAACGTAATTTAAGGTATCCTTATCAGGCACAAGAGGAAAATGTTCAGGGTAAAGTGTTTGTGAGCTTTGTGGTTGAGCGTGATGGCTCTGTTACGGATGTTAAAGTGTTGAGAGGGCTTGGGTTTGGTTGTGATGAGGAAGCGATTAAAGTAATTAAAAAATCGCCACTATGGAAACCAGGGAAAAATAAAGGGGTTCCGGTGCGTGTAAGGTATAATATGGCCATCAACTTTCAGATTTCTAATTAA